A region of the Phaseolus vulgaris cultivar G19833 chromosome 11, P. vulgaris v2.0, whole genome shotgun sequence genome:
ctcactGAAAAAGATCTTGTTCTAATATACTGCATAATGAAGAACATCAAAGTCAATTAGATTCATGTCTTCAAGGAGCACATGCAAAaatctatgaggttaagtgatgtgattccactagccatatagagaatgattcttgacattcttaggaatcaccttgagctggacattatagaggcactttttcttagagttggatcattgttctaagacaagaactcaccaaaaactagtaccaaatcccaaactcatttggatgaaccaaatattgtcaaattgaatcaacaaagagattaaaactggaattgaccgaacagaattgaacaattgatcaaatgaaccgaaccaaaacagaaattaaaaacaaaaacagaacatagtgctggaaaatagaaaaaccgaaactaaacaactcaagaacacaaggcaacatgaacaattgaagaagaagaaaggaaggagaagagaatgctcatgaagatggaaggaggatggatgatctcgccactagaagtgtggaatgctcctagatgagagtgatgccgccacttgaggactccattgatccatcaagataagactagagaagaaggctccaaaagctctccaaaggtcactcaaaatttgagtagagttttcttagattaattccaatctgaattttacaaagaaagcacctctatttatagcctaaggtgctgaaaaaataggtgggaaatttcaaataaactcatttgaaattcccaccaaaaacaagtcacatgggaggtgtgacctttttctactatgacacctcccaaaaactacacctacacctatctactaatacacccccctcctaaagctcctaactaaagcctaaaagatgctaaaacaaaagaggtttctaatgtttccctctaagcaccttcaactaaagaaattacaaaaagagaaaataaatgtcctctagctcccaaagctttgaacatgcttcttgtaatcctttgaggtggactttgacctccatgggcgtcctccatttgtgcctccacctcttcttgatcttgttgattggcctccatgtcctcttgagcttgatctccatcatactccccgagttggagagaattcgaccacgaattctggagacctacagaaaagggagttagatcgctgacattaaaagtatgactacctaagaatgtatcaggcatatctaactcataagcattgtcattaatcctcttgaggacttggaaaggtccatcccctcgaggcattagtttggacttcctttgagtaggaaaacgatccttcctcaagtgaagccaaacccaatcgccctcatcaaacaacaatgcttttctccttttattggcaagttcagcatacttgccaaccttcttctcaattctcttcttgatgtctttatgcaaagttttcacaaaagaagtcttttcatccccatctttgcacaagacatctccaagaaggcgaataggaagaagatcaagaggtgttaggggattaaacccatagaccacctcaaaaggagaatgggaggtggtagaatttactactcggttatatgcaaactcaacatggggtagtaaattctcccacactctaggattccccgaaataaagcatctcaatagttgtcccaaagttctattcaccacctcggtttgaccatcagtttgtgggtggcaagtggtagaaaataaaagcttagttccaagcttgccccacaaggtctttcaaaagtgactcaagaacttaggatctctatcggacactatagacctaagaatcccatgcaagcgaaccacttcttgaaagaagaggtttgcaatgtggcatgcatcatccactttgtggcaaggaataaagtgagccatctttgaaaaacgatccactaccacaaaaatggagtcctttccctttgatgtcttgggtaagcctaagatgaaatccatagatatatctacccaaggcattgaagggataggaagaggagtataaagaccatggggatgcattttagacttagctttgcggcaagctatgcatttatcacacaaactatgaacatgtttatgcatatgtggccaaaagaaatgttcatgcaacacatccaaagttttagcaaccccaaaatgtcccattaaacccccctcatgagcttctctaacaagagataatctaatagagctttggggaacacaaagacgttttcctttaaaaagaaagccatcttgaataaaaaagtctttgtgtcctcctttaagacactcttgatagatgggagaaaaatcaaggtcatcatgataaagttccttaatgtgatcaaaaccaagatattgagaggttaaaagatttagcaaggtgtatcttctagaaagagcatccgccacaatatttattttgccttgcttgtgtttgatcacataaggaaattgctcaatgaattccacccacttagcatgcctcttgttaagtttgttttggcttttcaaatatttaagagattcatgatcactatgtatcacaaactctttgggaaaaagatagtgttgccaagtaaacaaagccctaacaagtgcatataattgcttatcataggtggaatagttgagatgacttcccttcaatttctcactaaaataggctatggggtggacctcttgaaggagaacagccccaatacctatgcttgaagcatcacactcaatctcaaatgtcttagtgaaattaggaagggccaagatgggagcattagtcaatttttctttcaaagtatcaaaagcattttgttgtgcttctccccaatgaaagaccacatcctttttcactatgtcattgagtggtgcggcaatggtaccaaagtttgggacaaatcttctatagaaagaagcaagcccatgaaaacttcggacctcattcaaagatttcggtgtaggccaattttgaatggccaccacctttgttttgtccacatggacccctttacaactcacaacaaaccctaggaattctatatgatcaagagcaaacatacatttagcaaggttagcatacaaatgttccttcctaagggtttccaaaacttgcctaacatgcaacctatggtcattcaaagataagctataaatgagaatgtcatcaaagtaaaccacaacaaacttaccaatgaaaggtctaagaacatgatgcatgaggcgcatgaaggtacttggtgcattagttaaaccaaaaggcataactaaccactcatataaaccaaagttggtcttaaaagccgtcttccattcatcacccggtttgatacggatttgattgtagccgcttttaagatcaatctttgaaaagattttagaaccatgtaattcatccaacaaatcatctagtctaggtatgggatgcctatacttaatggttatgttatttatggccctacaatccgaacacattcgccatgtgccatccttttttagcactaagatgataggcatagcacaaggactcatgctatcttgcacccaccctttctcaatcaaagcctcaacttgttggcgaatttccttggtttcacttggattggtcctatatgctggacgatttggtaaagaagagcccggtatcaaatcaatttggtgctcaatccctctcaaaggtggaagtccatttggaggatcttgaaacacatcttggaactcttctaccaaattttccaagcaatgagaactatcaacaagtgattctactctaagagttctagggatggctaaaaaaagaggatgatgagccactatttccctttcaatttcacgcctagacacaaggagtgtaggcttagaactcttatcttttttatctttttcactctccctctttttcttcatgataacttggtcctcatggacttctcttggagagagagattttaaagtaaccttgtgaccatggaattcaaaagatagtttgttggtaaagccatcatgtaaaacttttctatcaaattgccaaggccttcccaaaagaacatgagtagcttccatgggcacaacatcacataatacctcatctttgtattttccaatggagaaatggatgaggacttgtttattaacaattatttctcctacttcactaagccattgtaatttgtagggctttgtatgagagatagtaggcaatccaagcttatctactactcttgtactagccacatttgcacaactacccccatccactatcaaggaacaaatgttgttttgaataagacatcttgtatggaaaatattttccctttgactttcatcaaaaggttgtgaaacttgtccaagaagtcttctcacaactaacaagtccccttcaagtggacattcactctcttcctcactagatgcatgagaatgcaatgaatgcttaggagaatccgaatcatgctcactaactacaatgccctcatgcatgtacatacttcgtttggaaggacaatttgcagcaatatgaccataacccatacatttaaaacatttagtattagatgttctagtgggagactttggtctagaagttgatggcttagattccttgggtttgaaagaagaatctttggaaggatgtttagaaaaagaagttttgtttctccaagacttggagtagtatccatcattggaagcatttttaaaagagtttttctttgcaagttgggcttccaccttcattgcaagatgaactaaagagcccaatgatgaatactcttgtaactcaacaatgtcttgaatatccttcataagaccactcacaaacctagcaaccatggcttcttcactttcttctaattcaattttgagcacaagcgtctcaagctccttataatattcatccacatttagcgtgccttgttgaaaccgctggagtctcaacatgaggtctttcctaaaatgtgggggcacaaacctagcgcgcatgtgatcctttaaagagttccaagagtccacgagaggacccttgtgatagataatgtcctttacaattccatgccaccatttcatggcataatcactaaactctagggtggctagcttgagcttatgctcatcttggatctcatggatctcaaaaatttgttcacacttagcctcccaatctaaatatacatttggatcactagaaccattaaaacaaggtaacttgaccgaaggaagcttggactttgcatcatgatagaagccattgccgtagtgaattctttccccttggtgatgatgtctttgtccatggacttggggtggaggtctccttctcctatgctcatcttcacggccaacatcatttgaagaagctcttgaagatggtctatgagaatgatgtccatcatggatagaaggagatggtctagcttgttggacctccatcttttgcattttctcctccaaccgtctaattgttctttgagcttcatgtaattcaccaagaattgaagctttggaaggagaattcttcttgtaggatgcatcacttgaaaatccagccatttgtaattaaaaacagcaaacacacaaaacagcaaacaagttaaaaaattagcaaaaacagtgagctttgcaattgaaactgccgaagtgaaatgaggtagaaaaagaggtcactctcaaagaaataatgttcttgcaccaatctgatcttgaggccttggaatcctcaaatgaaagatgtcaaagcaagcacaccaatctcaaaagcaaccaccacaaaaccaatgaaacaataaagacaaacaagaaaaggtataagcaaagaaaggtaattgcaaaaggaaaactatatgtgagacaaactcaaagagtaagaatgaaagacaatcaagaaaataaagaactcaatgagaaaagtaggcacacaaaagaatacttaaggaaaagttctagagtagatgaagaaaacaaaaaattagctactggaaattttttttttttaaaaggcaaactgtgcttgatattcactgatttaactggaatgatgtagagcgaactggattatgaaatttaaaccacagaaacttcaagatgttaactcaatagtggcactggaatcaattaaaaacagtaagccaattgagagaaataaatttttcaaaatcgctgccagattaccgtatttttttcggcagaattgtacactttttttattttatttatcattttttgtgtacttcgtatttttgaatgattcttttttctattcttttctaacactttgaatatctcaaatacagaatttcagaattttccagtaagtaaatcaattgcaataaggaaaaacagtaagcactttttttcagaaacagaggaatcctaataggaataaaaaacaggatgatgaactagcaaagacataatagaaaatgatgtattggaacttgtataggtctagaatacaagtatgaactcaattctaaaaggaaaatgcacaaaggatcaacatcaattcagaaaattatatgacaccaaagcaagaaacaatcaaaacaataaaagtactactagaagtaatgacatatatggaataacatgactaagacaaaacttgacatgattacaaaattaaaagacacatcacaaattttaacaacaagtgaaaggaagcttaaggtaaactctagaaaggataatgccattccaaaagagcaaccatactcataagaattatgagtgtcataaaccttttcacaagcacttggtgtaaaagaaaaacagcaagaaaactcaattaaaattctaaaaacagaaacttaaattgcaagaaattaaaaagagctcttcaaataaagtgcacacaactcaacaattaaacaagaatgaacctaagactcatgataccacatgatgtgattccactagccatatagagaatgattcttgacattcttaggaatcaccttgagctggacattatagaggcactttttcttagagttggatcattgttctaagacaagaactcaccaaaaactagtaccaaatcccaaactcatttggatgaaccaaatattgtcaaattgaatcaacaaagagattaaaactggaattgaccgaacagaattgaacaattgatcaaatgaaccgaaccaaaacagaaattaaaaacaaaaacagaacatagtgctggaaaatagaaaaaccgaaactaaacaactcaagaacacaaggcaacatgaacaattgaagaagaagaaaggaaggagaagagaatgctcatgaagatggaaggaggatggatgatctcgccactagaaatGTGGAATGCttctagatgagagtgatgccgccacttgaggactccattgatccatcaagataagactagagaagaaggctccaaaagctctccaaaggtcactcaaaatttgagtagagttttcttagattaattccaatctgaattttacaaaggaagcacctctatttatagcctaaggtgctgaaaaaataggtgggaaatttcaaataaactcatttgaaattcccaccaaaaacaagtcacatgggaggtgtgacctttttctactatgacacctcccaaaaactacacctacacctatctactaatacacccccctcctaaagctcctaactaaagcctaaaagatgctaaaacaaaagaggtttctaatgtttccctctaagcaccttcaactaaagaaattacaaaaagagaaaataaatgtcctctagctcccaaagctttgaacatgcttcttgtaatcctttgaggtggactttgacctccatgggcgtcctccatttgtgcctccacctcttcttgatcttgttgattggcctccatgtcctcttgagcttgatctccatcattaaGTGACTATCATTTCCCTTATGTTGTTCTTATAACTAAATTTCTTCAATATTTTGAAGTTGACTTTGAAGAAGGATTGTCTGAGGTGCTAAAGCCATCTCATGAAATTAACAATGGACCTCTTAGAAAAATGGGATTCATCAAGGTTGACAACAAATGGGTGAGTAAAGAGGAGGAACAGGGGGGTCCTTCTTGTCAAGATCAAGCTGGAGCAGATGATAACACCAAGTTGCCCCAAATACTAGAATTGTTGGAGCAGATGATGAATACCAAGCTGAAAAAAATGATCAAGACACTGAAAATCCAAATGAAGAAGTTGCTGATGAAACCTATGGAGTTGGTCCAAGTGTTGGAAATGTATATGAGTATGATATGCATGCACTTGTGGGCTATGAGCCATCCAtagtgttgaatcaagtgtgttcaagctttgaagaatccaaatcctttgtgtttgatgaaaggctggaggtgcttgctgttgctggtgtgctttagaataggatttggggtagattatatttgtaatccactctttgttgaatctaaagcttaagtgttttcatatattttaagtttaaagtgtttctcaaactaagtgaaaaacaacttgttgttttgtcaaaacaaccgattgttttatacttaggtgtttttgaaaaagtttgaaaacggttttggatggttgacttgctgtcaaacccaaacaaccgattgattcgctatttcaaccgattgtttgtttagAATCCTAACAAAAAAAGTTTTGGTTgttaaaagagctttaattgatttcataactaAATACGCtcatgctttaaatgctttgaccaagatttgaatactataaatagtttgttaatgttttataacaaacaacaagaaagaaataaccgatttgagtttttcaaagagattttttgaagcatttgagtttgaactttgagctttggttattcaagagagaagtggaataggattactctaTTAATTTCAGTAGattctgtaacagtgtaattcgttGTGATTTTCTGTACATTTTGGCAAGGTTATCAAACTCTAGGGTTAACTCGTAAACCCTTACGAGTTTAAGAGTCAAGTGAAGGGTGGCGAGTCAACTCGAGAGCAAACTCGTTTTTGAGTAAACCCGCAGTTGACTCGGTAAAACTCGCGAGTTTAGGGCCGAGTCACCGAGTTGCGAAAAATGGCCCAAAACGGAGCGTTTTGGTTAATTTTTTAGGGTTTTACTTACCTGATTCACGTGCTCATCTTCTTCATGATCTCATCTCCTTCATTGTCGTCATCGCTGCAGCTTCTCCTTGCGTTGCTCGTCATCGCCGCTCGTCATCGCTACACAGCGCCGCACCGCGTCGCACCGCACAACACTGCGTCTCACCACACAGCACCGCGTCGCACCGCTGCTCGTACCGCTGCCATCGTCGCACTGTGATAGGTAAGTAGTCTCTGTCTCTTGCTGCTATTGTGAGAACAAATTGGGAAATTAGGGTTTTAAAATTAAGGTTTCTAAAATTAGGGGTTTTAAAATaggattttaaaattagggttggGACATATTGGATTTCTGTTTAATTTTAGGGCAGATTGACtaattgattgttttttttttaaatttttggcATAGTAAGATCATTAGATGTCTGGAACTACTTCAAATTCAGCATTACTGCCACCTAGAAGTAAGAATGCGGTAGGAAATAGAACAGATATTGGATGGAAGCATGGAACTGATGTTTCAGGGAAtggaaaaaaaagtgaaatgtAATTACTGCAGCAAAATATTTAATGGAGGAATTTTCAGATTCAAACATCATCTTGCCGGAacaagatatgattctgaaccTTGTGTATCAATACCAGAAGAAATCAAAGATTTAATGTTGAAAGTTGTCTCAGAAGCTAAAGATGCCTcattgaagaaaagaaagtttaAGTTTAATAGTTTTGGACAAACTGATGGTGAGGAAGATAATGAAAGTATCTCTAGTAAGATGTTTAAAAGTAAATCTTCATCTTCTGATGGTGTTCAAGCTACTCTGAATCAAATGTACAAGAGAGGTGATAAAGAAAAAGTTGATGCTCAAGTTGCTGAATTTTTCTACACAAGTGCCATCCCATTCAATGTTATTAGAAAAACAGCTTTTGTAAAGATGTGTGACATGATTGGTAGATATGGTGTTGGCTATAAACCTTCAACATATCATGATATTAGAGAGAAGCTTTTGAAACAAGGCGTAGACAGAACTGATATAGAACTTGAAGAGTATAAGGATGAATGGAAGAGAACAGGTTGTACCATTATGTCTGATGGATGGACAGACAAAAAAAGACGgtcaatttgtaattttttggtGAACAGTCCTAAAGGAACTGTGTTTCTATATTCATTAGATACCTCTGACATCTCAAAAACTGCAGATAAAGTATTTAAAATGTTGGATGATGCGGTAGAATTTGTTGGTGAGGAAAATGTACTGCAGGTAGTTACTGATAATGCTGCAAATTTCAAGGCAGGTGGAGAGCTTTTGATGCAAAAAAGGGAGCACTTATATTGGACTCCATGTGCTGCCCATTGTATTGATTTAATCTTTGAAGATTTTGAGAAGCAATTAAAGGCCTGGAATGACTAGATTTGCCACAACATATTTGACTCTAGCTTGTTTGTATGAAATGAAAACATCATTGATGACCATGTTTAACTCTGAAGAATGGAAAACAAGCAAGTTTGGAACTTCTCAAGAAGGGAGAAAAGTTCAAAATGTGGTATTAGATAGTCGATTTTGAAAGAATGTAAGTATATGCTTAAAAGTTGTTGCCCCTCTTATGGTGGTCCTTCGATTGGTAGATTCGGATGTAAAACCCGCAATGGGATTTATATATGAGGGGATGGATTGCGCCAAAGAGAAGATTAAAAGCAACTTTAGTAATATCAAGAAAAGGTAACATTTCTAGGTTTCttccattttaaattttaatacttATTTATTGTGTAATTATTTCTAAGTTCTAACATACATAATTGGTACGTAGTTATGAACCTGTTTGGAAAATCATTGATTAGAGGTGGATTAATCAGCTTCATAGGCCTTTGCATGCTGCCTATTACTTAAACCCCCAATTGCACTATCAACCAAACTTTAGAAATGATGATGCTGAGGTGAAGGAGGGGTTGTACATGTGCATGAGAAGATTGGTTAATAACGTTGCAGAaagaacaaaaatcaatttgcaACTTACTGATTTTCACCATGCAAGAGGAATATTTTCTTTGGAAGATGCAAAGCTGGGTAGGAAAGGTATGTTACCTGCAGATTGGTGGGAGATGTTTGGGGATAGAACTCCAGAACTAATGAGGTTTGTTGTTCGAGTTTTGAGTTTAACTTGTAGTTCTTCACGGTGTGAGCATAATTGGAGCTCATTTGAAATGGTAATTAAAGTTCTTCAAGTTATTTAAGGTTTTTTCttaatttgatttatatattgacaaaaatatcatatttaattataggttcatacaaaaagaagaaattgtttgcaccaaaagaaaatgaatgaCTTAGTTTATGTAATGTATAATTCGAAGTTGAGAAACAAACAAATTAGAAGATCTATTGCTCTTCCATTTGAAGACATTCAGTCCAATAATGAATGGATAACTGAAGAAGGAGATAATGTTGTTGAGGTTGAGCAAACTATACTTGAAAATGATGGTGTGAATGTTGACATAGGTGGAGGAACAAGTTTAAATGATTCAATTCCAGATGCAGCTAATTTTGATAATATAGtttttgatgatgatgttgatgatgaagatgatgatgatgaacatGGTGATGATGAAGATGGAGATGATCATGAAGATCTTGGAGATGATTTCCTTAAAGGATTAGATGAATGAGACTTTTAAAACTATAACATTTGTgttgttttagttattttattggTGTATGAActtgtttatttcaatattatggATTTGATAtcatgaattattatttttttgttaaattttttatgtgaagcaTCCTCTTACGAGTCTACGAGTCGGGTTTACGAGTCGAGTTTACTGAGCTCCCACGAGTCACAGTAGACTCTCAAGTCTGATAACCTtgcattctggtgttgtaaagccaagaagggttgtgtgctcttgaggttgtcaatatcaacattcttggtggtgtatgtgttgagccaaaggaagtgtgtgtcttgaggggatcaaggtcacttctttggtggtgtgtgtatgtaatctggatttgattacctagtggattccctagtggtttctgggaaactggatgtagctcttgggttaagagtgaaccagtataaactgtttgtgcatttctctcttccttaaactctttaatttcagttgttgttattttactggtataaacaaccgattgtttctgcgaaacaaccgattatttttctgttttgagctttgttcttggcaaactgaattcctaaatGTGGTTTCTTgaaaagaatttcattctattctaaaaagtttgtgaaaaccccctttaaaccattcacccccccccccctctagtttaaagtcatacattctaacaattagcattaagagc
Encoded here:
- the LOC137834294 gene encoding uncharacterized protein; amino-acid sequence: MDLLEKWDSSRLTTNGIVGADDEYQAEKNDQDTENPNEEVADETYGVGPSVGNVYEYDMHALVGYEPSIVLNQVCSSFEESKSFVFDERLEGMEKKVKCNYCSKIFNGGIFRFKHHLAGTRYDSEPCVSIPEEIKDLMLKVVSEAKDASLKKRKFKFNSFGQTDGEEDNESISSKMFKSKSSSSDGVQATLNQMYKRGDKEKVDAQVAEFFYTSAIPFNVIRKTAFVKMCDMIGRYGVGYKPSTYHDIREKLLKQGVDRTDIELEEYKDEWKRTGCTIMSDGWTDKKRRSICNFLVNSPKGTVFLYSLDTSDISKTADKVFKMLDDAVEFVGEENVLQVVTDNAANFKAGGELLMQKREHLYWTPCAAHCIDLIFEDFEKQLKAWND
- the LOC137834300 gene encoding uncharacterized protein produces the protein MTMFNSEEWKTSKFGTSQEGRKVQNVRWINQLHRPLHAAYYLNPQLHYQPNFRNDDAEVKEGLYMCMRRLVNNVAERTKINLQLTDFHHARGIFSLEDAKLGRKGMLPADWWEMFGDRTPELMRFVVRVLSLTCSSSRCEHNWSSFEMLRNKQIRRSIALPFEDIQSNNEWITEEGDNVVEVEQTILENDGVNVDIGGGTSLNDSIPDAANFDNIVFDDDVDDEDDDDEHGDDEDGDDHEDLGDDFLKGLDE